From Corynebacterium frankenforstense DSM 45800, the proteins below share one genomic window:
- a CDS encoding ABC transporter permease, giving the protein MPDRHDIPETEARTDVHAGAPVADEQFFAARRGQEHFIADGDEAGLGAVDAVADESAPASQWVVAWQYLRRRPLFWISAVLILLALVTAAFPGLLSGADPRACDLANSLGGPTSGHPFGFDRQGCDIYARTVHGARASVSVGVLTTIAVVILGTAIGAAAGFFGGFLDTLLSRLTDIFFAVPLVLAAIVVMQMFKEHRTIVTVVVVLALFGWTNIARITRGAVMSVKNEEYVTAARALGASRMSILRSHILPNAAAPIIVYATVALGTFIVAEATLSFLGIGLPPTVVSWGGDISAAQASLRTQPMVLFWPAIALALTVLSFIMMGDVVRDALDPKARQR; this is encoded by the coding sequence ATGCCTGACCGTCACGACATTCCCGAGACCGAAGCCCGCACCGACGTCCACGCCGGCGCCCCGGTCGCCGACGAGCAGTTCTTCGCGGCCCGCCGCGGCCAGGAGCACTTCATCGCCGACGGCGACGAGGCGGGCCTCGGCGCCGTCGACGCCGTCGCCGACGAGTCCGCACCCGCCTCCCAGTGGGTCGTCGCCTGGCAGTACCTGCGCCGCCGGCCCCTGTTCTGGATCTCCGCGGTGCTCATCCTGCTGGCCCTGGTCACCGCGGCCTTCCCGGGGCTGCTCTCCGGGGCCGACCCGCGCGCCTGCGACCTGGCCAACTCCCTGGGCGGGCCGACCTCCGGCCACCCCTTCGGCTTCGACCGCCAGGGCTGCGACATCTACGCGCGCACCGTCCACGGCGCGCGTGCCTCGGTGTCCGTCGGCGTGCTGACCACCATCGCCGTGGTCATTCTGGGCACCGCGATCGGCGCGGCCGCCGGCTTCTTCGGCGGCTTCCTCGACACCCTGCTGTCGCGTCTGACCGACATCTTCTTCGCCGTGCCGCTGGTGCTGGCCGCCATCGTGGTCATGCAGATGTTCAAGGAGCACCGCACGATCGTCACCGTCGTGGTCGTCCTGGCGCTCTTCGGCTGGACCAACATCGCCCGCATCACCCGCGGCGCGGTGATGAGCGTCAAGAACGAGGAGTACGTCACCGCGGCCCGCGCACTGGGCGCCTCGCGGATGTCGATCCTGCGCTCGCACATCCTGCCCAACGCCGCCGCGCCGATCATCGTCTACGCCACGGTCGCCCTCGGCACCTTCATCGTCGCCGAGGCCACGCTGTCCTTCCTGGGCATCGGCCTGCCGCCGACGGTGGTCTCCTGGGGCGGCGACATCTCGGCGGCGCAGGCCTCCCTGCGCACCCAGCCGATGGTGCTGTTCTGGCCGGCCATCGCGCTGGCCCTGACCGTGCTGAGTTTCATCATGATGGGCGACGTCGTGCGCGACGCCCTGGACCCGAAGGCGAGGCAGCGATGA
- a CDS encoding patatin-like phospholipase family protein, whose translation MSLNAPTTALVLEGGGMRGVYTAGVLDVLLENDVRVGWVGGISAGATNTVAYLDGDRRQLHRNFVEAAQEPEFAGLSWFLRGKGFFHSEYIYAADRFPERPRPEIPFRIGAVDAQTGEHVYWSADDVDGMVDLFHRVRASSSLPVIMPPTEIDGREYVDGALGPSGGIPVDAAEADGFERFLVILTRPPGFVRPPLGHPRAIRTLLRRRPAVAERLLTRHERYNATMAHLRELEAEGRAYLFAPEGELVSSRELDEARLNAAFDSARAQAEREWPAIAEFLTRGEGPGDRGNP comes from the coding sequence GTGAGTCTGAATGCACCGACGACGGCCCTCGTCCTGGAGGGCGGCGGCATGCGCGGCGTCTACACCGCCGGTGTACTCGACGTGCTGCTGGAGAACGACGTGCGCGTCGGCTGGGTCGGCGGCATCTCCGCCGGGGCGACCAACACCGTCGCCTACCTGGACGGCGACCGCCGCCAGCTGCACCGCAACTTCGTCGAGGCCGCCCAGGAGCCCGAGTTCGCCGGGCTCAGCTGGTTCCTGCGCGGCAAGGGGTTCTTCCACTCCGAGTACATCTACGCCGCCGACCGCTTCCCCGAGCGGCCCCGCCCCGAGATCCCGTTCCGCATCGGCGCGGTCGACGCGCAGACCGGCGAGCACGTCTACTGGTCGGCCGACGACGTCGACGGGATGGTCGACCTCTTCCACCGGGTGCGCGCCTCCTCGTCGCTGCCGGTGATCATGCCGCCCACCGAGATCGACGGGCGCGAGTACGTCGACGGCGCGCTCGGGCCCTCCGGCGGCATCCCCGTCGACGCCGCGGAGGCCGACGGCTTCGAGCGCTTCCTGGTGATCCTGACCCGTCCCCCGGGATTCGTGCGCCCGCCGCTGGGGCACCCGCGGGCGATCCGCACGCTGCTGCGGCGCCGCCCGGCGGTCGCCGAGCGGCTGCTGACGCGCCACGAGCGCTACAACGCGACGATGGCGCACCTGCGCGAACTCGAGGCCGAGGGACGGGCCTACCTCTTCGCCCCCGAGGGCGAGCTGGTCTCCTCGCGGGAGCTCGACGAGGCGCGCCTGAACGCCGCCTTCGACTCGGCGCGTGCCCAGGCCGAGCGCGAGTGGCCGGCCATCGCCGAGTTCCTCACGCGCGGCGAGGGCCCCGGAGACCGCGGGAACCCCTAA
- a CDS encoding ABC transporter ATP-binding protein gives MSVVARDFGYRYATRSTPALEHVDLDVADGERVLLTGDSGAGKSTLLAAVAGVLGGADEGERTGTIDTDGTVGLVLQDPESQVIASRVGDDVAFGCENLGVAPDEIWPRVRRALELVGLDLPLDHPTSRLSGGQKQRLALAGVIAMGARTLLLDEPTANLDPQGARDVAAAVRRVCAETGAGLIVAEHRTELWAPLATRFLHLAAPKAGGGIREITAAELPGRPELPAARPGRAQAEPVLTGRGLVTRAGAAPDVALPEACSTVITGPNGAGKTSLLLALGGLDRPRRGEVRLRGVEGAPHTWRSAALARRIGTVFQDPEHQFVARSVAEELAVGPRVAGLDEAAADARAEELMDALGLTHLRAANPFTLSGGEKRRLSVATALAAAPQVLLLDEPTYGQDPRTFARLVEMLRALTDKGVTVASVTHDEDFAAALGDHRVTVGAGTGERA, from the coding sequence GTGAGCGTCGTCGCCCGCGACTTCGGCTACCGGTACGCCACCCGCAGCACCCCGGCCCTCGAGCACGTCGACCTCGACGTCGCCGACGGCGAGCGCGTGCTGCTCACCGGTGACTCCGGGGCCGGCAAGTCCACACTTCTCGCCGCGGTCGCAGGTGTGCTCGGCGGCGCGGACGAGGGCGAGCGCACGGGCACCATCGACACCGACGGCACCGTCGGGCTCGTCCTGCAGGACCCGGAGAGCCAGGTCATCGCCTCACGTGTGGGCGACGACGTCGCCTTCGGCTGCGAGAACCTCGGCGTCGCCCCCGACGAGATCTGGCCGCGCGTGCGCCGCGCCCTGGAGCTCGTCGGCCTCGACCTGCCGCTGGACCACCCCACCTCCCGGCTCTCCGGCGGGCAGAAGCAGCGCCTGGCGCTGGCCGGCGTGATCGCCATGGGCGCGCGCACCCTGCTGCTCGACGAGCCGACGGCCAATCTCGACCCGCAGGGCGCCCGCGACGTCGCCGCGGCGGTGCGGCGCGTGTGCGCCGAGACCGGCGCGGGCCTCATCGTCGCCGAGCACCGCACCGAGCTGTGGGCCCCGCTGGCCACCCGCTTCCTGCACCTGGCCGCCCCGAAGGCCGGCGGCGGCATCCGCGAGATCACCGCCGCCGAGCTGCCCGGCCGCCCCGAACTGCCCGCCGCCCGCCCCGGACGTGCCCAGGCCGAGCCGGTGCTCACCGGCCGCGGCCTGGTCACCCGCGCGGGCGCGGCCCCGGACGTCGCGCTCCCCGAGGCCTGCTCGACCGTGATCACCGGCCCCAACGGCGCCGGCAAGACCTCGCTGCTGCTCGCCTTGGGCGGCCTCGACCGGCCCCGCCGCGGCGAGGTGCGTCTGCGCGGTGTCGAGGGCGCCCCGCACACCTGGCGCTCGGCGGCCCTGGCCCGCCGCATCGGCACCGTGTTCCAGGACCCCGAGCACCAGTTCGTCGCGCGCAGCGTCGCCGAGGAGCTGGCCGTCGGCCCCCGGGTGGCCGGCCTCGACGAGGCGGCCGCCGACGCCCGCGCCGAGGAGCTCATGGACGCCCTGGGCCTGACGCACCTGCGCGCGGCGAACCCCTTCACGCTCTCCGGCGGGGAGAAGCGCCGCCTGTCGGTGGCCACCGCGCTGGCCGCGGCCCCGCAGGTGCTGCTTCTCGACGAGCCGACCTACGGCCAGGACCCGCGCACCTTCGCCCGCCTGGTCGAGATGCTGCGCGCCCTGACCGACAAGGGTGTCACGGTCGCCTCCGTGACTCACGACGAGGACTTCGCGGCCGCCCTCGGCGACCACCGCGTCACCGTCGGCGCCGGGACGGGGGAGCGGGCGTGA
- a CDS encoding dipeptide ABC transporter ATP-binding protein — protein MSHPIDNGNSANTTRTAPEGATREPAPDTPLLEVDDLHVSFTSSTGVVEAVRGFNLTVYPGQSVAIVGESGSGKSTAAMSLLGLLPGTGKVTGGSIRFDGEELVGLSDKEMQHYRGSEIGLVPQDPMSNLNPVWRIGTQVAEALKANNVVPHSEIGDRVDQLLEEAGLEGGGGRARQYPHEFSGGMRQRALIAIGLAANPRLLIADEPTSALDVTVQKRILDHLGRLAREHHTAVLFITHDLGLAAERAEHLVVMHRGRIVESGPSLDILRDPQHPYTRRLVKAAPSLASARIQTAREQGKVTDEMLAKTVAADDGEVDKVIEVKGLTKEFDVRGRKGEKKTLRAVDDVSFYVRRGTTTALVGESGSGKSTVANMVLGLLQPTAGKVYLGGRDLDELSPKEKFAVRRRMQVVFQNPYGSLDPMFSVYRCIEEPLTTHKVGSRREREQKVAELLDKVSLPRSAMRRYPNELSGGQRQRVAIARALALDPEVLVLDEAVSALDVLVQNQILTLLAGLQRDLGLSYLFITHDLGVVRQTADDVVVMEKGRLVEKGGVDQIFDAPAHDYTLNLIEAVPGLGIELGTGEHL, from the coding sequence ATGAGCCACCCGATCGACAACGGCAACTCCGCGAACACCACGCGCACCGCACCCGAGGGGGCCACGCGGGAGCCGGCCCCGGACACCCCGCTGCTCGAGGTCGACGACCTCCACGTCTCCTTCACCTCCTCGACCGGCGTGGTCGAGGCCGTGCGCGGCTTCAACCTGACCGTCTACCCGGGCCAGTCCGTGGCCATCGTCGGCGAGTCCGGCTCCGGCAAGTCCACCGCGGCGATGTCGCTGCTGGGCCTGCTGCCCGGCACCGGCAAGGTCACCGGCGGCTCCATCCGCTTCGACGGCGAGGAGCTCGTCGGGCTCTCCGACAAGGAAATGCAGCACTACCGCGGTTCCGAGATCGGCCTGGTGCCCCAGGACCCGATGAGCAACCTCAACCCGGTCTGGCGCATCGGCACCCAGGTCGCCGAGGCGCTGAAGGCCAACAACGTCGTCCCGCACTCCGAGATCGGCGACCGCGTCGACCAGCTGCTCGAGGAGGCCGGCCTCGAGGGCGGGGGAGGGCGGGCACGCCAGTACCCGCACGAGTTCTCCGGCGGCATGCGCCAGCGCGCGCTGATCGCCATCGGCCTGGCCGCCAACCCGCGCCTGCTCATCGCCGACGAGCCGACCTCCGCGCTCGACGTGACCGTGCAGAAGCGCATCCTCGACCACTTGGGCCGGCTGGCCCGCGAGCACCACACCGCCGTGCTGTTCATCACCCACGACCTGGGCCTGGCCGCCGAACGCGCCGAGCACCTCGTCGTCATGCACCGCGGCCGCATCGTCGAGTCCGGGCCCAGCCTGGACATCCTGCGCGACCCGCAGCACCCCTACACGCGTCGCCTGGTCAAGGCCGCGCCCTCGCTGGCCTCCGCCCGCATCCAGACCGCCCGCGAACAGGGCAAGGTCACCGACGAGATGCTGGCCAAGACCGTCGCCGCCGACGACGGCGAGGTCGACAAGGTCATCGAGGTCAAGGGCCTGACCAAGGAGTTCGACGTGCGCGGGCGCAAGGGCGAGAAGAAGACCCTGCGCGCCGTCGACGACGTCTCCTTCTACGTGCGCCGCGGCACCACCACCGCACTCGTCGGCGAGTCCGGCTCGGGCAAGTCGACCGTGGCCAACATGGTCCTCGGCCTGCTGCAGCCGACCGCCGGGAAGGTCTACCTCGGCGGGCGTGACCTCGACGAACTGTCCCCGAAGGAGAAGTTCGCCGTGCGCCGCCGCATGCAGGTCGTCTTCCAGAACCCCTACGGCTCCCTGGACCCGATGTTCTCGGTCTACCGCTGCATCGAGGAGCCGCTGACCACGCACAAGGTGGGCAGCCGCAGGGAGCGCGAGCAGAAGGTCGCCGAGCTGCTCGACAAGGTCTCGCTGCCGCGCTCGGCGATGCGCCGCTACCCCAACGAGCTCTCCGGCGGCCAGCGCCAGCGCGTCGCCATCGCGCGTGCGCTGGCGCTCGACCCGGAGGTCCTCGTCCTCGACGAGGCCGTCAGCGCCCTCGACGTGCTGGTGCAGAACCAGATCCTCACGCTCCTGGCCGGCCTCCAGCGTGACCTGGGCCTGAGCTACCTGTTCATCACCCACGACCTCGGCGTGGTCCGCCAGACCGCCGACGACGTGGTGGTCATGGAGAAGGGCCGCCTCGTGGAGAAGGGCGGGGTGGACCAGATCTTCGACGCCCCCGCCCACGACTACACGCTCAACCTCATCGAGGCCGTCCCCGGCCTCGGCATCGAGCTGGGCACCGGCGAGCACCTCTAG
- a CDS encoding ECF transporter S component, giving the protein MRENTPAANAAPVQSAQNENERARQNKWGKKDKQDKTPGRLNWRVVDIIVAAVLGVTCGLIFWVWNSVGYAWTTTMDALTPGLGGIAIGIWLLGGTVGGLVIRKPGAALFVEVLAAVVSATLGNQWGIGTVYSGLAQGLGAELIFAAFAYRRFGPVSAALAGAGAGVGAIVLELFTAANLAKTLEYNLIYAGCVIVSGAVLAGLLGHALVRALARTGALDRFAAGREVRA; this is encoded by the coding sequence ATGCGTGAAAACACGCCTGCCGCGAACGCGGCACCAGTCCAGTCTGCCCAGAACGAGAACGAGCGGGCCAGGCAGAACAAGTGGGGCAAGAAGGACAAGCAGGACAAGACCCCCGGCCGCCTGAACTGGCGCGTGGTCGACATCATCGTCGCCGCCGTGCTCGGCGTGACCTGCGGCCTGATCTTCTGGGTGTGGAACTCCGTCGGCTACGCCTGGACGACCACCATGGACGCGCTGACCCCGGGCCTGGGCGGCATCGCCATCGGCATCTGGCTGCTCGGCGGCACCGTCGGCGGCCTGGTCATCCGCAAGCCCGGCGCCGCCCTGTTCGTCGAGGTGCTCGCCGCGGTCGTCTCGGCGACCCTGGGCAACCAGTGGGGTATCGGCACCGTCTACTCCGGCCTGGCCCAGGGCCTGGGTGCCGAGCTGATCTTCGCCGCCTTCGCCTACCGCCGCTTCGGGCCGGTATCCGCGGCCCTGGCCGGCGCGGGCGCCGGCGTCGGCGCGATCGTCCTGGAGCTGTTCACCGCGGCCAATCTGGCCAAGACCCTGGAGTACAACCTCATCTACGCCGGCTGCGTGATCGTCTCCGGCGCCGTCCTCGCGGGCCTGCTCGGCCACGCCCTGGTCCGCGCGCTGGCGCGCACCGGTGCGCTGGACCGCTTCGCGGCCGGCCGCGAGGTCCGCGCGTGA
- a CDS encoding energy-coupling factor transporter transmembrane component T family protein: MNLISKTNPVTRVAGLALMTTPLLISVDWLSAAVALVLTVALAPLCGVGPLTLAKRGWPILAVAPVAGVSMALFGRPQGHEYFSFLVAHVTDNSLELALAVTLRVCAVALPVVVLVAHIDPTDLGDGLAQIAHLPERFVIAAIAGARLITLFRDDWVSMSRARRARGIADRGRLRHLATLSFGLLVIGLRRGSKLAVAMEARGFGRAGRRTWARTSTVSLADAALLAVCVIVPALALGAAMSAGTFRFLGA; encoded by the coding sequence GTGAACCTCATCTCGAAGACCAACCCCGTCACCCGCGTCGCCGGGCTCGCGCTCATGACGACCCCGCTGCTGATCAGCGTCGACTGGCTCTCCGCGGCCGTCGCGCTCGTGCTCACCGTCGCACTCGCCCCGCTGTGCGGCGTGGGACCGCTGACGCTCGCCAAGCGCGGCTGGCCGATCCTGGCCGTCGCGCCCGTCGCCGGCGTCTCGATGGCGCTCTTCGGCAGGCCCCAGGGCCACGAGTACTTCTCCTTCCTCGTCGCCCACGTCACCGACAACTCCCTCGAGCTCGCCCTGGCGGTCACCCTGCGCGTGTGCGCCGTCGCGCTGCCGGTGGTCGTGCTCGTCGCGCACATCGACCCGACCGACCTCGGCGACGGCCTCGCCCAGATCGCGCACCTTCCCGAGCGCTTCGTCATCGCCGCGATCGCCGGCGCCCGGCTGATCACGCTCTTCCGCGACGACTGGGTCTCGATGTCCCGGGCGCGCCGGGCACGCGGCATCGCCGACCGCGGCCGCCTGCGCCACCTGGCGACCCTCTCCTTCGGCCTGCTGGTCATCGGACTGCGCCGCGGTTCGAAGCTCGCCGTGGCCATGGAGGCCCGCGGCTTCGGGCGTGCGGGCAGGCGCACGTGGGCGCGGACCTCGACGGTCTCGCTTGCCGACGCCGCGTTGCTCGCCGTCTGCGTCATCGTCCCGGCGTTGGCGCTGGGTGCGGCCATGTCGGCGGGCACCTTCCGGTTCCTGGGCGCGTGA
- a CDS encoding peptide ABC transporter substrate-binding protein has translation MKLRKIVTVLSAGALVFGIAACSSDGDNGGSGDYVTTFSTEPQNPLLPADTNEVGGGNIIDLVFSGLVYYDEEGEVHNEVAESIESDDSQHYTVKIKDGETFSDGTPVTAESFVKAWNYAVENSQKSAYFFEPILGFEEGASSMEGLKVQDDHTFTIELTQPESDFATRLGYSAFYPLPEVAYDDMQAFGENPVGNGPYKLDSWNHNQDATVVPDENYEGDRKAQNDGVQFVFYTNPDAAYADLLSGNLDVLDAVPDSAFSNYEQELGDRSVNKPAAIFQSFTINSDEEHFTGEEGKLRREALSMAIDREEITDTIFQGTRTPATDFTSPVIPGHSDSLEGKEVLEFNPEKAKELWKKADEISPYSGEFTIAYNSDGGHQAWVDAVTNQLRNNLGIDANGAPTPDFKTMRDEVENRTVKGGFRTGWQADYPSLGNFLEPLYATNGGSNDGDYSDKAFDDKLRQAAGATDDESADQSYNEAQEILLQDLPAIPLWYSNIVGGYSENVDNVVFSWKQVPLYYQITKK, from the coding sequence ATGAAACTCAGAAAGATCGTGACGGTGCTCTCCGCCGGCGCGCTCGTGTTCGGTATCGCCGCCTGCTCCAGTGACGGGGACAACGGCGGCAGCGGCGACTACGTGACCACCTTCAGCACCGAGCCGCAGAACCCGCTGCTGCCGGCCGACACCAACGAGGTCGGCGGCGGCAACATCATCGACCTGGTCTTCTCCGGCCTCGTCTACTACGACGAGGAGGGCGAGGTGCACAACGAGGTCGCCGAGTCCATCGAGTCGGACGACTCGCAGCACTACACCGTCAAGATCAAGGACGGCGAGACCTTCTCCGACGGCACCCCGGTCACCGCCGAGAGCTTCGTCAAGGCGTGGAACTACGCCGTGGAGAACTCCCAGAAGTCCGCCTATTTCTTCGAGCCGATCCTCGGCTTCGAGGAGGGTGCCTCGTCCATGGAGGGCCTCAAGGTCCAGGACGACCACACCTTCACCATCGAGCTGACCCAGCCGGAGTCCGACTTCGCCACGCGCCTGGGCTACTCCGCCTTCTACCCGCTGCCCGAGGTCGCCTACGACGACATGCAGGCCTTCGGCGAGAACCCCGTGGGCAACGGCCCCTACAAGCTGGATTCCTGGAACCACAACCAGGACGCCACCGTCGTGCCCGACGAGAACTACGAGGGCGACCGCAAGGCCCAGAACGACGGCGTCCAGTTCGTCTTCTACACCAACCCGGACGCGGCCTACGCCGACCTGCTCTCCGGCAACCTCGACGTCCTCGACGCCGTGCCGGACAGCGCCTTCTCCAACTACGAGCAGGAGCTCGGTGACCGCTCGGTGAACAAGCCGGCCGCGATCTTCCAGTCCTTCACCATCAACTCCGACGAGGAGCACTTCACCGGCGAGGAGGGCAAGCTGCGTCGCGAGGCGCTGTCGATGGCCATCGACCGCGAGGAGATCACCGACACGATCTTCCAGGGCACCCGCACCCCGGCGACCGACTTCACCTCCCCGGTCATCCCGGGCCACTCCGACTCGCTCGAGGGCAAGGAGGTCCTCGAGTTCAACCCGGAGAAGGCCAAGGAGCTGTGGAAGAAGGCCGACGAGATCTCCCCGTACTCCGGTGAGTTCACCATCGCCTACAACTCCGACGGCGGCCACCAGGCGTGGGTCGACGCGGTGACCAACCAGCTGCGCAACAACCTGGGCATCGACGCCAACGGCGCGCCGACCCCGGACTTCAAGACCATGCGCGACGAGGTCGAGAACCGCACCGTCAAGGGCGGCTTCCGCACCGGCTGGCAGGCCGACTACCCCTCGCTGGGTAACTTCCTCGAGCCGCTCTACGCCACCAACGGCGGCTCCAACGACGGCGACTACTCCGACAAGGCCTTCGACGACAAGCTGCGCCAGGCCGCCGGTGCCACCGACGACGAGTCGGCGGACCAGTCCTACAACGAGGCCCAGGAGATCCTGCTCCAGGACCTGCCGGCCATCCCGCTGTGGTACTCCAACATCGTCGGCGGCTACTCGGAGAACGTCGACAACGTCGTCTTCTCCTGGAAGCAGGTGCCCCTCTACTACCAGATCACCAAGAAGTAA
- a CDS encoding ABC transporter permease, with product MLRYTGRRLLQMIPVFFGATLLLYAMVFLMPGDPVEALGGDRGLSDAARERITAEYNLDKPFLVQYLLYLKGIVTLDFGTTFSGRPVSEAMANAFPVTIKLAVMALIFEAVFGIAFGLFAGMRRGGIFDSTVLVVSLFVIAVPSFVIGFVLQFVVGVKWDLLPVTVGNHEDFISLLMPAVVLGALSFAYVLRLTRQSVSENLRADYVRTARAKGLGKGQVMVRHVLRNSLIPVVTFLGADLGALMGGAIVTEGIFGINGVGGAIYQAILKGEPTTVVSFTTVLVIVYIVANLLVDLIYAVLDPRIRYA from the coding sequence ATGCTCCGCTACACCGGTCGGCGGCTGCTGCAGATGATCCCCGTGTTCTTCGGGGCGACCCTGCTGCTCTACGCGATGGTGTTCCTGATGCCCGGAGACCCCGTCGAGGCACTCGGCGGGGATCGCGGGCTGTCGGACGCCGCGCGGGAGCGCATCACCGCCGAGTACAACCTCGACAAGCCGTTCCTCGTCCAGTACCTGCTCTACCTGAAGGGCATCGTCACCCTCGACTTCGGCACGACCTTCTCCGGTCGTCCCGTCTCCGAGGCGATGGCCAACGCCTTCCCCGTCACCATCAAGCTGGCGGTGATGGCCCTGATCTTCGAGGCGGTCTTCGGCATCGCCTTCGGCCTGTTCGCGGGCATGCGCCGCGGCGGGATCTTCGACTCGACCGTGCTGGTCGTCTCCCTGTTCGTCATCGCCGTGCCCTCCTTCGTCATCGGCTTCGTGCTCCAGTTCGTCGTCGGCGTCAAGTGGGACCTGCTGCCGGTGACCGTGGGCAACCACGAAGACTTCATCTCCCTGCTCATGCCGGCGGTCGTCCTCGGCGCGCTCTCCTTCGCCTACGTGCTGCGCCTGACGCGCCAGTCCGTCTCGGAGAACCTGCGCGCCGACTACGTGCGCACCGCCCGGGCCAAGGGCCTGGGTAAGGGGCAGGTCATGGTCCGCCACGTGCTGCGCAACTCGCTGATCCCGGTGGTGACCTTCCTCGGTGCCGACCTCGGCGCCCTGATGGGCGGCGCGATCGTCACCGAGGGAATCTTCGGCATCAACGGTGTGGGCGGCGCGATCTACCAGGCGATCCTGAAGGGCGAGCCGACCACCGTCGTCTCCTTCACCACCGTCCTGGTCATCGTCTACATCGTGGCCAACCTGCTCGTCGACCTCATCTACGCCGTGCTCGACCCGAGGATCCGCTATGCCTGA